From the genome of Podospora pseudoanserina strain CBS 124.78 chromosome 7 map unlocalized CBS124.78p_7.2, whole genome shotgun sequence, one region includes:
- a CDS encoding uncharacterized protein (EggNog:ENOG503PESB) has product MMPAQGRNTAAPSLLPPVDNEATTPFSDLFNSGFDRAAIDATLQFVDRNIIIAPNGRRYRLEELPDPAPGQLPSPASASASAPFTPPPSASPPSYQAAPTARTPPIASRAPPVASSLSSSLSFKTFATWGRSPSNANSHSHSSPRRHNPPPPQPQPPPPQSPIHEASTMMAQLSVGSNHFGVNPLYGQSDGGVQAAEALTDPYMGVPGVAPATPRSATASPRGSISQTQQHPPSSPQQYLEPSSQHAHHARMSSVSSGSGNPHQTRWTSPDYVGYTQQAVNASRQLPPTTTGLPSLLGESIPIVSSSPSASSLSPTLATLPTSSSYSSSNSNYLHQYYNQSHPHPRRISDPLSPPTPSPSEVEKEFYNGPGIRGHHHYPPLYHHVPTSDYVASPSVVARQPSYASFGATPTQEYGGGGEYDTLTPVVVMHPMQSTTDVAGTPGMAPSMMSSDGGSTGRDNVLPGEDLVFDGPVRSAHSLTNPIWQEGVLKVFRNNLTNDLRFHCKAPKESETYWMKSINAQLVPAYAYDQRLPNVVYIRDRESEQGPGSGYMSSSSQAGTGRPSGIYQFDKPAALFDFQARLTSQKVVLDIQSVKLVTLNKSGSREIEKYSGVRLQIWHESNEGGRRSGGGPSAEVASFVTAGTALSGPLRERLVASSSRLMVYLGRSGEYITLFITDDLDIKLEGQTIVKLKPRKGPGPFTRRVSRWPGVKAHMEKGIGSEPAGLDIHGQQGEEDVEKYDLYKTFEIEFENSPSQDNFVQKWKEVLHQRRRERQRLEQIQEEMTSTGGLHGRQARELFW; this is encoded by the exons ATGATGCCAGCCCAGGGCCGTAACACAGCGGCCcccagccttcttccccccgtGGACAACGAGGCTACAACGCCTTTCTCGGACCTCTTCAACAGCGGTTTTGATCGCGCGGCCATCGACGCAACCCTACAGTTTGTTGATcgcaacatcatcattgCACCAAACGGCCGCCGCTACCGGTTAGAAGAGCTTCCCGATCCCGCACCAGGACAACTCCCCAGCCCAGCGTCTGCTTCCGCTTCGGCCCCTTTTACACCACCTCCGTCTGCCAGTCCCCCAAGTTATCAAGCCGCTCCGACTGCGAGGACGCCGCCGATAGCAAGCCGCGCGCCGCCGGTTGCCAGTTCTCTTTCGAGCTCACTCTCCTTTAAGACATTTGCGACATGGGGGAGGTCGCCGTCGAATGCCAACTCGCATTCGCATTCCTCCCCTCGAAGGCataacccaccaccaccacaaccacaaccaccaccgccccagaGCCCGATTCATGAAGCCAGCACGATGATGGCCCAGCTCAGCGTCGGCAGCAACCATTTTGGGGTCAACCCTTTGTACGGACAGTCAGATGGCGGGGTGCAAGCGGCCGAAGCCTTGACGGATCCCTACATGGGCGTCCCTGGAGTGGCGCCGGCAACCCCGCGAAGTGCAACGGCTTCACCCAGGGGTTCCATATCGCAAACACAGCAGCACCCACCGTCGTCACCACAGCAGTACCTGGAGCCTTCAAGCCAACATGCCCACCATGCTCGCATGTCATCCGTGTCGTCTGGGAGTGGGAACCCACATCAGACACGCTGGACCAGCCCCGATTACGTCGGCTATACGCAACAAGCAGTCAACGCCTCCCGCCAACtgccgccgacgacgactgGCCTACCATCACTCCTAGGGGAGTCAATACCAATAGTATCGAGCAGCCCATCAGCGTCATCACTCTCACCAACTCTGGCAACACTGCCTACGTCATCTTCCTACTCGTCCTCCAACTCGAACTATCTCCACCAATATTACAACCAGTCTCACCCGCATCCACGAAGGATATCAGACCCTCTATCACCCCCGACGCCATCGCCCTCAGAAGTAGAGAAGGAGTTTTACAACGGACCAGGGATTCGAGGACACCATCACTACCCGCCGCTGTATCACCATGTGCCTACATCGGATTACGTAGCATCACCGTCTGTTGTGGCAAGACAGCCGAGTTACGCTAGTTTTGGGGCAACACCAACGCAGGAAtatggcgggggaggggaatatGACACCTTgacgccggtggtggtgatgcacCCGATGCAGAGCACTACCGATGTAGCGGGAACCCCTGGAATGGCCCCGTCGATGATGTCGAGCGATGGGGGGAGCACGGGGAGGGACAATGTGCTGCCAGGGGAGGACctggtgtttgatgg CCCGGTCAGATCCGCCCATtctctcaccaacccaatATGGCAGGAGGGCGTCTTGAAGGTCTTTAGAAATAACTTGACCAACGACCTTCGGTTCCACTGTAAAGCGCCAAAAGAGTCAGAAACATATTGGA TGAAATCCATCAATGCCCAACTCGTCCCAGCATATGCCTATGATCAACGACTCCCAAACGTGGTCTACATCCGCGATAGGGAATCAGAACAGGGCCCGGGAAGCGGGTATATGTCATCTTCTTCGCAGGCAGGAACAGGAAGACCAAGCGGGATATATCAGTTTGACAAACCGGCGGCGTTATTCGACTTTCAGGCTCGCCTGACAAGTCAGAAGGTGGTGCTTGATATCCAAAGTGTTAAGTTGGTCACGCTAAACAAAAGCGGGTCGAGGGAGATAGAGAAGTACTCTGGGGTTAGGCTGCAGATCTGGCACGAGAGTAACGAAGGTGGAAGGAGAAGTGGCGGGGGGCCATCAGCAGAAGTGGCTAGTTTTGTAACAGCTGGGACGGCGTTAAGTGGACCGTTGAGGGAGAGATTGGTAGCCAGCAGTTCAAGGCTGATGGTTTATTTGGGACGTTCGGGGGAGTACATCACTTTGTTTA TCACCGATGATTTGGATATTAAGCTGGAAGGGCAGACGATTGTGAAGTTGAAACCAAGAAAGGGGCCGGGGCCGTTTACAAGGAGGGTGTCACGGTGGCCGGGGGTGAAAG CACATATGGAAAAAGGCATAGGTTCCGAGCCTGCTGGATTAGACATCCATGGTCaacaaggggaggaagacgtGGAAAAGTACGATTTGTACAAGACTTTTGAGATTGAGTTTGAGAACTCGCCAA GTCAAGACAACTTTGTCCAAAAATGGAAAGAAGTCCTTCACCAACGGCGACGAGAACGCCAGCGATTAGAACAAATACAAGAAGAGATGACGAGCACGGGTGGTTTACACGGGCGACAAGCCAGGGAgttgttttggtga
- a CDS encoding uncharacterized protein (COG:V; MEROPS:MER0033242; EggNog:ENOG503Q4KM) codes for MARGPESHDLMLLLGPVSYLDCLVFCVFLAPQLIWHVGFFETVWCVLQALPFFSVKLPVGLMRERYFLPPENQSLFVQKASSFEDFVIRCVRYAFEHVPAKIGRVFFSKEVALPFMQFRLLRHGYFRCPVPWREHREESFHGIWLIKNPEEKPDFVLFYAHGGGFSMGSSYFYLEFLLTWLSELEALGYSNPAIFALEYTLVPDAAFPTQLNEAVRGYEHVLKVVQDPSLVCVSGDSAGATLILSLLLHLGSQEANGIGYGRRLPVPALAVLISPWVTLVSTRHRNTVSDYLDVKQLHQYGMQFAGGKMPEKEPLVSPGCCKDMSLWKRSSPSKGIYITYGTEEVFASEIEDFIGTVQETVVVKSEAAVGGIHAWPVASLFLSSNINERLGGLRTISKEIRQCIP; via the exons ATGGCGCGCGGTCCAGAAAGCCATGATTTGATGCTGCTCCTCGGACCAGTCTCATATTTAGACTGCTTGGTCTTTTGCGTGTTCTTGGCTCCCCAGCTGATATGGCACGTTGGATTCTTCGAGACAGTCTGGTGCGTGCTTCAAGCACTGCCGTTCTTTT CGGTGAAGCTACCTGTTGGGCTTATGAGAGAAAGATACTTTTTACCTCCTGAAAATCAGTCTCTGTTCGTCCAGAAGGCCTCATCGTTTGAGGATTTTGTGATTCGCTGTGTCCGGTACGCATTCGAACATGTCCCTGCAAAAATCGGTAgggtcttcttctccaaggAGGTTGCGCTTCCGTTTATGCAGTTCCGGCTGTTGCGACATGGCTATTTTAGGTGTCCTGTTCCGTGGAGGGAACATCGCGAG GAGTCCTTCCATGGCATCTGGCTGATCAAAAATCCGGAAGAGAAGCCCGACTTTGTGCTATTCTACGCTCATG GTGGTGGATTTTCGATGGGGTCGTCGTACTTCTATCTTGAATTTCTCCTGACCTGGTTATCGGAGCTGGAGGCTCTGGGCTACAGTAACCCGGCCATATTTGCGTTGGAGTACACACTAGTGCCAGACGCTGCATTTCCAACCCAGCTCAACGAGGCTGTACGGGGCTACGAGCATGTGCTGAAGGTGGTGCAAGATCCCTCACTCGTCTGTGTCAGTGGTGATTCTGCAGGTGCGACTCTGATCCTCAGTTTGCTGCTGCATCTAGGTAGCCAAGAGGCAAACGGCATCGGGTATGGGCGTCGACTCCCGGTGCCTGCCTTGGCCGTCCTCATTTCGCCGTGGGTGACGCTCGTTTCCACACGGCACCGGAATACCGTCAGCGACTATCTTGACGTGAAACAACTGCATCAGTACGGAATGCAGTTTGCAGGCGGGAAAATGCCAGAGAAAGAGCCGTTGGTATCGCCGGGGTGCTGCAAAGACATGAGTTTGTGGAAGCGGTCTTCCCCGTCAAAGGGGATTTATATAACGTATGGCACCGAGGAGGTGTTTGCCTCGGAAATCGAAGACTTCATCGGTACCGTGCAGGAGACGGTCGTTGTCAAGAGCGAAGCTGCTGTCGGCGGCATTCACGCCTGGCCCGTTGCCTCATTATTCCTTTCGAGCAATATAAATGAGCGACTTGGTGGACTGAGAACTATAAGCAAGGAGATTAGACAGTGTATTCCTTGA
- a CDS encoding uncharacterized protein (COG:K; EggNog:ENOG503P5D9), with product MSGEDTYAPRSPDLSSFYSSGPTPPAEQAQTQHWPPLSQSQPPSQFSPQRPHKLPPSSTYFSGQPAANQSSHHYQLHQPQPQPQSPHQQPQLATPPQALAQTVRPSKNLSDITNQPPLNTSFSGAAYPPQSQTYSTYIPQSAAPASQPASASSYTAPSPQSYQNRSWYGADNYQYRPQKPIHQQQQQQTPLHAQHYTSGAFTTQPAGFPHGLDGTVSPPGSHDANHNSNNINSGNPASTMPPKRGAAARPPPPTIEPSPVKTKFPTARIKRIMQADEEVGKVAQQTPIAVGKALELFMVQMVTKSADLAREKNSKRVSAQMLKQVVEADEQWDFLREIVSRVETTEEKKGGPSKSKSAAETESEDEAPEKKKRAGRRKKVA from the coding sequence ATGTCTGGCGAGGACACTTATGCTCCCCGGAGTCCGgatctctcttccttctaTTCATCGGGCCCCACTCCGCCAGCGGAACAAGCACAAACCCAGCACTGGCCGCCGTTATCACAATCACAACCCCCGTCGCAGTTTTCTCCGCAACGGCCACACAAGCTTCCGCCTTCAAGTACATATTTTTCaggccagccagcagcaaaccAAAGCTCTCACCATTACCaacttcatcaaccacaaccacaaccacaatcGCCACATCAGCAACCACAGCTCGCGACACCGCCTCAGGCCTTGGCGCAAACCGTACGACCATCCAAGAACCTCAGCGACATCACCAATCAGCCGCCCCTAAACACCAGCTTTAGCGGAGCCGCATACCCACCGCAGTCGCAGACTTACTCAACTTATATCCCCCAGTCTGCTGCTCCCGCGTCGCAACCCGCTTCGGCGTCCAGTTACACAGCTCCTTCGCCGCAATCATACCAAAACCGATCGTGGTACGGCGCAGACAATTATCAGTACCGTCCACAAAAGCCGAttcatcagcaacagcagcaacagacaCCACTTCACGCGCAGCATTACACGTCCGGCGCGTTCACAACTCAACCTGCTGGCTTTCCCCACGGTCTAGACGGCACAGTCAGCCCACCGGGATCTCACGACGCgaaccacaacagcaacaacatcaactccGGCAACCCCGCAAGCACGATGCCTCCCAAACGTGGGGCAGCTGCCCgacccccacctcccaccatcGAGCCCTCCCCAGTCAAGACAAAGTTCCCAACAGCGCGGATCAAGCGCATCATGCAGGCTGACGAAGAAGTAGGCAAGGTGGCACAGCAGACGCCTATCGCGGTGGGGAAAGCTTTGGAGCTTTTTATGGTGCAAATGGTGACTAAGAGCGCGGATCTAGCCCGGGAGAAGAACTCGAAGCGAGTATCAGCACAAATGCTGAAGCAAGTCGTCGAGGCGGACGAGCAATGGGACTTTCTGAGAGAAATCGTTAGTAGGGTTGAGACgacagaagagaaaaagggagGTCCTAGCAAATCCAAGAGCGCAGCCGAGACGGAAAGCGAGGACGAGGCacccgagaagaagaagagagccggcaggaggaagaaggtaGCCTGA